One Megalopta genalis isolate 19385.01 chromosome 11, iyMegGena1_principal, whole genome shotgun sequence genomic region harbors:
- the LOC117226137 gene encoding zinc transporter foi: MSHHFVTVCVVCVLCAAHNPCSAHTEISTAGQKVRNTVNSENLPKLNEQLQPSWLLMKFKKSQEKDNKKLNLNNLGTYKSGAVKFSNSELNNSNVNEIPTLLVPSTIDEVHTKRKTILQDMKVDKNVEDTRVPEIEENYTTLKDLEIMERLGQTEISYNRGLKSTRSTKNPNSVTMIRKKRNVDVIDEKYFMKKIFETYGDGTSVTIEGFEKLLKKLGLLRLLTDVSKLEDLNAIASHHPLEKSKSVQNSGLSEYENGIRKERCLNSKELLSTVARDMPYNSITNNNTTLPSWLFERVCPALVYQLAGESSSERNGCILVPENYKPVIVTKYLGEDVSRNMVQVWAYSIISILIISLCGLFGVAVIPFMGKIYYHQLLQFLVALAVGTLCGDALIHLLPHAMMPHHTHDHHGHDDNDHAEIDHKEQHNINMWKGVVAMAGLVLFFFTEKALTLVAEWRKLRQRRNKLPSRVRVMRETDGPNSNVVGEKLCKHKYSSYPYCYGEINTDAQDNHHNRQHNNHEKPPVIDEEKPLTSNCNSVSKIMTNDGEKKSNEEWRLDDSIVNTKKNTDGADIPLNKSESYTVIIREHETKHHGHTHSHGHVHSAPESLSSVAWMVVMGDGLHNFTDGMAIGAAFSANIAGGFSTAIAVFCHELPHEIGDFAVLLKAGMSAKQAVFYNLLSSVLCLFGMVFGVLLGSTPAVSSWMFAAAAGMFIYIALVDMIPELSSSHSAERSSQWQCILQGLGLSCGLGIMLVIALYEHDLKTMFSD; the protein is encoded by the exons ATGTCACACCATTTTGTCACAGTTTGCGTAGTGTGCGTTTTGTGCGCAGCACATAATCCTTGCTCAGCACACACTGAAATATCAACTGCAGGACAGAAAGTTCGTAATACTGTGAATTCTGAGAATTTACCAAAACTTAATGAGCAGCTACAGCCATCATGGTTGCTAATGAAATTTAAAAAGTCGCAAGAGAAGGATAACAAGAAATTGAATTTAAACAATTTAGGCACTTATAAAAGTGGTGCTGTTAAATTTTCTAATAGTGAATTAAACAATAGTAATGTTAATGAAATACCTACATTGTTAGTGCCATCTACCATTGACGAAGTTCACACAAAAAGAAAAACCATCCTACAGGATATGAAAGTAGACAAAAATGTTGAAGACACTCGTGTTCCAGAGATAGAGGAAAATTATACAACTTTAAAAGATTTAGAAATAATGGAGAGACTAGGACAGACTGAGATAAGTTACAATAGAGGATTGAAGTCTACAAGGTCTACAAAAAATCCCAATTCGGTCACTATgattagaaaaaaaagaaatgtagATGTCATAGATGAGAAGTATTTCATGAAAAAAATTTTTGAGACTTATGGAGATGGTACTAGTGTGACTATAGAAGGTTTTGAGAAGTTATTGAAAAAATTAGGATTACTGAGGTTATTAACAGATGTATCTAAATTAGAAGATCTTAATGCTATTGCTAGTCATCATCCATTAG AAAAATCAAAGAGCGTGCAAAATAGTGGCCTATCAGAGTATGAAAACGGAATCAGAAAAGAACGG TGCTTAAATAGCAAAGAATTATTAAGTACTGTTGCAAGAGATATGCCCTACAATTCCAtcactaataataatacaacaTTACCAAGTTGGCTTTTTGAACGTGTGTGTCCAGCTCTTGTTTACCAATTAGCAGGCGAATCGAGTTCAGAAAGAAATGGATGCATTCTTGTACCAGAGAATTATAAACCAGTAATAGTTACTAAATACCTTGGAGAGGATGTATCGCGTAATATGGTTCAAG tATGGGCCTATTCTATAATCAGTATTCTAATAATTAGTCTCTGCGGTTTATTTGGTGTAGCTGTTATACCTTTCATGGGTAAAATTTACTATCACCAATTATTGCAGTTCCTAGTTGCTCTTGCTGTAGGAACATTATGCGGCGATGCTCTTATTCATTTGTTACCCCAT GCGATGATGCCGCATCACACACACGATCACCATGGTCATGATGATAATGATCATGCTGAGATAGATCATAAAGAACAACACAATATAAATATGTGGAAAGGGGTAGTGGCAATGGCGGGTcttgtattatttttttttacggAGAAAGCTTTGACATTGGTTGCAGAATGGAGAAAGCTTCGGCAACGCCGTAATAag CTCCCTTCGCGTGTTCGGGTAATGCGTGAGACGGACGGACCAAACAGCAACGTTGTTGGCGAGAAGCTTTGCAAACACAAATATTCATCGTACCCTTATTGTTATGGAGAGATTAACACTGATGCCCAAG ATAATCATCATAATCGTCAACACAATAACCACGAGAAACCTCCTGTTATCGATGAGGAGAAACCATTAACATCAAATTGCAATTCAGTTTCTAAAATAATGACGAACGACGGAGAAAAGAAATCAAACGAAGAGTGGAGATTAGATGATTCAATTGTAAATACTAAGAAAAACACGGATGGTGCTGATATACCACTAAATAAATCTGAAAGTTATACTGTTATTATACGTGAGCACGAAACGAAGCACCATGGTCACACCCATTCCCACG GCCATGTACATTCTGCACCAGAATCTTTATCAAGTGTTGCTTGGATGGTAGTTATGGGCGATGGTTTACATAACTTCACAGATGGTATGGCCATAGGTGCTGCTTTTTCAGCGAACATAGCTGGCGGTTTCTCAACGGCTATAGCTGTGTTTTGCCATGAATTACCTCATGAAATAG GAGACTTCGCGGTTTTATTGAAAGCCGGAATGAGCGCTAAACAAGCTGTCTTTTATAATCTGTTATCTTCCGTACTTTGCTTATTTGGAATGGTATTTGGAGTACTGTTGGGTAGCACTCCGGCTGTGAGTAGCTGGATGTTTGCAGCTGCTGCAGGAATGTTTATTTATATAGCATTAGTTGACATG ATTCCAGAATTATCTTCAAGTCATTCTGCGGAACGTAGTTCTCAGTGGCAATGTATTCTACAAGGGCTAGGGCTATCATGTGGCCTTGGAATAATGTTAGTTATAGCACTTTATGAACACGATCTTAAGACTATGTTCAGTGATTAA